A window from Bemisia tabaci unplaced genomic scaffold, PGI_BMITA_v3 encodes these proteins:
- the LOC140225873 gene encoding tryptophan--tRNA ligase, cytoplasmic-like gives MGDNLNVSDLKIEDTGTDDTEGDVVDPWNVTSSSNTGVDYDKLIARFGSSKIDDVLLARFEKVTGKPVHHLLRRGIFFSHRDMHSILNLYEAGKPFFLYTGRGPSSSAMHIGHLIPFLFTKWLQDVFDVPLIIQLTDDEKFLWKNLKIDEATKLAYENTKDIIACGFDPSNTFIFSDLELIGQCPAFYRNIVRVQKNVTFNQVKGIFGFGDSDVIGKIAFPAIQAAPSFSSSFPFIFGDKNLPCLIPCAIDQDPYFRMTRDVAPKLGHHKPALLHSSFLPALQGAMTKMSASNDLSAIYLTDTAKQIKNKVNKYAFSGGRDTIEEHRKLGGDCSVDTSYQYLKFFLEDDEKLEQIRKDYSSGALLTGELKKILIDKLSEIVASHQERKSKLTDDDVKQFMKLRPLSFQTK, from the exons ATGGGTGACAATTTAAATGTGTCCGATCTTAAAATCGAGGACACTGGAACAGACGACACGGAAGGAGACGTCGTTGATCCATGGAACGTTACGAGCTCGTCGAATACTGGCGTAGACTATGATAAATTAATAG caAGGTTCGGGAGCTCCAAAATTGATGATGTTCTACTCGCAAGATTTGAGAAGGTCACAGGCAAACCCGTACACCATTTACTCCGGagaggaatatttttctcccaccGTGACATGCACAGTATTTTGAACCTGTATGAAGCAGGCAAACCATTTTTCCTCTACACAGGCAGAGGACCTTCCTCCTCAGCTATGCACATAGGACACCTTATTCCCTTTCTTTTTACTAA ATGGCTGCAAGATGTTTTCGATGTTCCACTTATCATTCAGCTCACAGACGATGAGAAATTTCTgtggaaaaatctgaaaatagaTGAAGCAACAAAACTAGCGTACGAGAACACTAAGGATATAATAGCATGTGGGTTTGATCCAAGCAACACCTTTATTTTCTCAGATTTAGAATTGATTGG ACAATGTCCAGCATTTTATCGGAATATAGTTAGAGTTCAGAAGAATGTAACATTTAATCAAGTCAAAGGTATTTTTGGTTTTGGAGATAGTGATGttatcggaaaaattgcttTCCCTGCCATACAAGCAGCACCCTCTTTCTCCTCATCTTTTCCATTTATCTTTGGAGATAAGAATTTACCTTGCCTGATTCCTTGTGCAATAGATCAG GATCCATATTTCAGAATGACAAGAGACGTCGCGCCAAAATTAGGTCATCACAAGCCAGCGTTGCTTCATTCTTCTTTCTTGCCTGCTCTTCAAGGAGctatgacgaaaatgtcagcgAGTAATGACCTCTCGGCCATTTATCTGACAGATACTGCAaagcaaattaaaaataag GTTAATAAATATGCATTCTCAGGCGGTCGTGATACCATTGAAGAACACAGGAAACTGGGAGGCGACTGTAGTGTAGATACATCTTATCAGTATCTAAAATTCTTCCTAgaagatgatgaaaaattggaacaaattAGAAAA GATTATAGCAGTGGAGCTTTGTTAACTGGCGAACTCAAGAAAATCCTAATAGACAAATTATCAGAAATCGTCGCTAGTCACCAAGAGAGGAAGAGCAAACTAACGGATGATGATGTCAAGCAGTTCATGAAACTCCGACCTTTAAGTTTCCAAACCAAGTAG
- the LOC140225875 gene encoding uncharacterized protein codes for MSSRTMKKAMQSNEYKFRSSVHRSKALIPWFGDRIEIRCMAVLLYSFICMLTAELLKCGKMVLPKRSFTLEDVSQALRAANLSAADIPCMMLTSKDFQRLCESLNVEFQC; via the exons ATGAGCAGCCGAACTATGAAAAAAGCAATGCAGAGTAATGAATATAAGTTTCGAAGTTCAGTGCATAGATCTAAAGCCTTAATTCCCTGGTTTGGAGATAGGATCGAAATCAG ATGCATGGCCGTATTGTTATACTCTTTCATATGTATGCTGACTGCTGAATTGCTAAAGTGCGGAAAAATG GTTCTCCCAAAACGCAGCTTCACATTAGAAGATGTTAGCCAAGCCTTGAGAGCAGCAAATCTCAGTGCTGCTGACATTCCATGTATGATGCTCACATCAAAAGATTTCCAAAGGCTATGTGAATCTCTGAACGTTGAATTTCAGTGCTAA